Sequence from the Mixophyes fleayi isolate aMixFle1 chromosome 4, aMixFle1.hap1, whole genome shotgun sequence genome:
GATGACAACCCCACCATGCAGAAAACGCTGCTTTGACAAGATAATCTCATTTAcaattcttctttcttcttctttttgggCTTTTCATCTTCTTTAACAATTGGAGGATTTGTAGCCTCCTTCTTCAAGTAGCTAAGGAAGTCATTGACCTCTCTGCCACCCTGAGacgagaaaaacaaaataaaaaaaaaaaaaagggtcaggGTTTGCATAATAAAAACCATAACATACTATCCATTTGTGGATTATACATAACTATGAATGTGGAACTAGCTTCTTGTAAGAGTGAAACTTTCATTAGATGTGTAGCCACAATATTACTAAACAGGTTTCACGTCTGAGCCGATTTATCTCGCACAGATACGGCAAATAAACAAACCATCTAATTCCATTGCAAATACACAAAAATACTGCACGTTTAAACACAAAAAACACAGCTATATGCTTACAACTAGAAAGGAGCAGAGAACCTGCATAGAAGCTCGGACATTTGTAATAGGAAAGCAGAGCACCACCCTCATGTGGGCACTAAACATAGCCTAGTGCCAATACCCTCGATGCGCTCTCAAGTAAAACCATTAGAGGATTAACACTGAACAGATGTCACTATCAACTGTTTTAACCCAACACTGCTTTTCTAATTTAATGCATAGAATTAACAGTTAACAGTTCCAGCGAGTTATGGTCTAGTAATTTTGTGTATGGTTCTCTTGATCCATTTCTGTGTACTCTTTAAACATTAAGGACATATATGCACCGAGGAATTTTCAGGAAAACTCACCTCATATCTCTTTGGACTTTGCTTGCTTCCAGCTGGTGAGAAGTAGATTGTGGGAAACCTGGAAGAAAAACCAATGAATTATCAACCTCTACTTTActgttaaaacaaaacaaaaaaacaaacaaaaaaaacaattggacTTCTACAATGAATGTAAAGGTATCTAAACATTACAAATAGGACAGAGATTTGCATAACAGAAAAGGCAGAGAATATACAATACATACCTAGTCCATTTGCCGAGTAGGATAACTACTCTCAGACATTTGCAAACACAACCAGCAGTTCTACTGTTCTCTCAGTTAGAAATAGTTCCTCTTAATACTAAGGTATTGGTTCCTGAATCTGTAGTAATCTATATATGGGTTTAAAAGGCTGTAGGAAGAACAGGCACCCGACTAGAAATACTGCCAGGGCTAGTAGGGCACAAATAGCTACAAACTCTAGGCAGATACCTGTAGAATATGGGGAATCTACATGGCCATGTATCACCCACCCATGATATTGTCTGCAAGTGAGTAGAGTGCTAGTCTGATGAATAAAAGCTTAAAATGGGTTTATAATAGAAAAGACACAAACCACACAGAGTTAAACATTTGAAATATTCTCATTAGGGAGGACACTAGAAAGGTGTTTGATGTTTTGTGACAAATACCAGCAGCTGTAGCAAGATTTACTTACCCTCTGACTTCATAGTAAGAAGGTACATCATTGGCTGTGGCATCCATTTTGGCAATAACAATGTTTGGATCATTGGCCAGCTATTTAAAGAGATAAAAGGTTTTACAAATTCCTATCTTAGAAATGTTAAAGGTCAGCATACACTGCTTTTCTTTGAGGTTGTTTACAAAACGGCACAGATTTAGATAATTACAGCCCACGACTATTTACTATTGAGCAACATGCACACTGTTGGGTCATACCTTCTCTCCAAGTTCTTTGTATTTAGGCTCCAAGTTTTTACAGTGTCCGCACCATGGAGCATAGAACTCAATTAGTACATCTTTGCTGTCATCATTTACGATATCTTCAAAGTTCTCAGCTACAACCACCTAATAAAAAGAAAGAGCGTCAAGTATTGCAGCACATCTCTACAGAGTTTCCCACTATTACTGGTCTTGTCTAAACCTGGCAGAAGCAGTGAGTCATCAGCTGTGTTATACTCGTACAGCTTTGTGAAACAAGGTTCTTAAAACTATTGCCGTTTAGAACTATcatatttgggcagcacggtggtttagtggttagcacttctgccttacagcaccggggtcatgagttcaattcccgaccatggccttatctgtgtggagtttgtatgttctccctgtgttttcgtgtgtttcctccgggtactccaaaaacatactggtaggttaattggctgctaaaaaaaataaattgacgtgtgtgtgttagggattttagactgtaagccccaatggggcagggactgatgtgagcgagttctctactgcgctgcggaattagtggtgctatataaataagtgacgATATGAAAAGACTGTCTGTAGTGCATTTAATTAGTGTAGCGATTTAAGCATTTATGCTGAAATAATTTTGTCAAGTTAGCCTTTTGAAGCATCACACATTAAAAATCTCAGGTTTAGCACTTCCTCCAATATGTTCTGGAAGCATACTGTGTACATGGGAACATTGTCTATTTTCAGTAACCCAGACATTGCAAACTCTACAGAAATTGTAAGGGTGCTAAATTAGACAGCAAATATAAGATGTAAGTAGCTGGACACACAAGATACAATTACATTGTAGTGTGTGCTGTAAACCAATATTATGTCAGTACTATTGGTAGATCTGATCACTTAAATCTTGTATGGAGTAATCTCTTTAGAAGCAAAAACATTCATTTCACACAGTGATGTATTGTGTCACAAGTCTGAAAGGAGAGTTTTTACAAAACACTGAAAGTTTAGCAAAAAGATGTTTAGGATCTAGAAACTGCCCAATTATGGCTTAGACACCAATTTGCCTACAACACAGGCACCGGAGGACTTCACTAACTTCTGAGAAGACATCTGAAATGTACATCACAACTTCAAGATGTGTCGTTTTACAACCATGCAGAGATCACAACATGTCTATTTAAACCTTACTTGTGCTTGCAACATTGCTCTTACCTTAACTGGGCCGTCATTGTCTTGTGGAATGGCCTCAGACTTCATGTACCGCTTCACTTTACCATCAAAGTAATCCTGAAGGAAGCGCTCCAATGCTTTTCCATCACGACTGATGAATTAGAAAAACTGGTATTTAAAGCATGCTTATTGTTTGCTAGTATTACTAAAGCAATAAGGGATTGTCAGTGTTTGGGCATCTAATCCTACCTATGTTATGTACAGATTGCAATTCTAATTTAAGAATTAAGATTAAGATTATTCTAATTTAACACTTAAACATGCAAGAAAACATTAACGCAACTTATGGTTTAAATATAGGTGcgttttaaatatacaaaaaggtCCCCAATTAAGGCCAAGGCTGAAAAAAATGGAGGGAAGGTGGAGACGGAATAGAAGTGAAGACTTAAAATACTTACGAGAACTCTTCTTGCATTACATATTTCTCTCCCTTGGCAGTTTTAAGTCCAACAACAGGAACATCACCAGCACTAGCATCCAAACCAAGCTCTGTCACGTCATGAGCAAAGGCTTTGCGGTTTGCAACGGCATAGTTGAGCTTTTGTCCAGCATCCAGGAACTTCTTTGCCACCATCATGACTCTGAAAAGCAGAATAAAACTAGAGGTAACTACAAGCACAACATTCACAGTACAGGAGAAATGTTCAATAACCAACTCATGTCAACCCCTTTACTCATAAGGTTAAGAACATAACACACTAAAGTCAGACATTAACATCTTCAGTACTGGTAGGCTCACACCTATAAGGCCGGTCAGTAGAACTTGTAACATTACAGGAAGCCAGAAGAGACCCACTTTAAAACAATGGGGAACTCCTCAGAACCCACAAATGGTCTCTAGGGAACTTTCCTGTCCTGCACCACCCAAACCAAAATATGATTGTAACACATACAAGGTCAATTATATATCTGAGCTGTTAGGTCCTGCCTGGTCACACAAATGACAACCAACACTTGCCCACCTGCAATGTGCATGCCGAACGATCAGAGCCAGCGAGTTCTATTTTAGGCAAAAACACTTtaagaggttttgtttttttttaatagattatCTATTGCACTCATTAATTTGAATGCTTAGTAGTGTGTGGATTCTAGAGGCGAGGTGAGAAAGGGTGGCAGCGTCACAAACGTCATAGTTTAGAAGCAGTTTATCATCTGTGGTTTATGTTAAAATCATTGGAGGCAGATTAAGTGACCAGTCCCCACTAGAGAAATTTTAGCCTATTGGGCTCCTATGAAGCATCAGTTTTCTAAACACAATTCAAACACTTGTCAGAAAAAAAGAACCACTTAATTCATGCTGCTATTAACAATCTCCATTATTGGGAGGATAGGTTCATTTTACACAGCTTCACAACTTTTCACGTAAGGTTAAACTATACAAACCTTAGATATTGACAGATCAgggtttttttattgttttagtatTGCAAGTCTCAGGATCTGAAGGAGTATTTACGATGTTTAACACATTGGAGCCTCAACATTGCCAATTTGTGCCGCACCTCAGAGGTGTGAGTAGACCTAAGATGTGTTTTATGTACTGTAACACCTGGATCACAGGAGCAGGTCATGCAAGGTCCAACAGCACTTTGCACTGAACTGAATGTCCCCCTAAGATTCAGAACAGCCTGAAAGATATCTGCTTATACAAGTGACAGATGGGCACGTGGGATTCTTATGTGTCTTACACATAAGAGACTAGATAGAAAAACATAGTTCACCTATTTCTCCAGTAGTTTGAGCCCTTGGGATTCTTTTCATAGTCTACATCATAATAGGCCACAAGCAAATCCTTTCCTTGGATCAATTCTCTGTTATCTTCTGTCATGTGAGGGCAGATTCCAAATCTACAGGAATAAATAATGGTATTTATATGCAGTTAAATGTGACAAAAGCAAGATTACATACACATTGAGACACTCCTTAAagcagcattttttatttttaaacaaattacagTGTCATGCCATAAGAGAATGTTGGGATTTACCATATTTCCTTTGTTTCTTTaggccacaaattctgcagtgtcatggactaccatggcaaccacatgTCACATGGTTAAGAGATCTGTAATATATAAAcatcacccccaccccccctcctccccacctgCCTTTATGGAACATGCTGAGAGCCATGAGCCTCTGTCTCACTAGAAGACACATTTTTCAACATCCAGAGAGCTTTTAAAGAGGATATAAAGATTTGTAGAATGACTATTAGATGCATCCACTAACTCAACTtaccataaaaaacaaacaaaaaaacaaccgggaaaaaaaaaaaaaaacaacaacactgcTCTGTGTGGGATTGTTGCTACAAGTTACAATTTGAATAGGATTGCAAAACAGCTGAAAAGAGTTAAAATATATTTCTCCAATTCcaactgggggacactgcaatcaGAGAGAGGGTCAATGCTGAATCTGGGCACATAgacattaactgtgaaacaaGAGCTCATCCCTCTATAACTCCTTACTAGCTGCTGCACAGGTAAAACCAAAAGTATAGAGCAAAAGAAAGAACAAGAGAAACTCTCCTCAAACAAACCAAAATAGTGAGTATAAAGGGTACAAGCATAGAGTCCTCAAATGGAACTAGAGAAATGGATTGAACAGTAAAGGGGTGGGAAAACACTGCAAGCATAGGGACTTTTCCTAGGGTGCAACCGAACTCCAGGGCAAAGTATAAACCGAGCAGCCGTTGGTGAGGAGCTTTTGTTTCAGAATTATCAGCCAAGTGCCCAGCTCCAGAACTGACCTTTATATACCCATGGTTGCAGAGTCCCCCAAATTGGATGCTGAGAAATAAGCCACAGTATGAGTTTATACCAAACACTCTGAACAAGCTACATCATACAAAATAAGAAGGTTGGCCTGGTGCTAGACCCTTCAATACCAGACCAATGTACACATCGGTGTAACAGGGATGTAAGTAGTCCTAAGGACCATGGATTTAAACACAGACTGAGCATATCTTCATTGAATATTTAAGGTAAGAATATTCTCACAAACATGGTATACACGCACATGCCCACTTGCTTGAGTATTTGCTGGTTAAACAAGGACAGGCAAGGAATGAATAATTGTCAGTTTCCTGTTAATGTGGCCccatcacttttctttttaattacaTCGTTTTTTAAAATGTCAGGGGAATCAATAGGTGGTGTGTAGATAGCCATGAGCCCAGCATCACAGCAGTAATTAAGAGTATACATGGCAATACAAAGGGATTCTGCTAGCATATCCAACATGGAGTCCGGTACAATGGGACCCTTTTCAGTTATAACCAGAACTGGAGTAAGTTCCTACACAAACAGGGGTTTTCCCAGTAGGAAGACACTGAATTTAGAGTAGTTTAGTAAATTAACTCAAGTCCTAGCTAAAAGTCACATGCTGCATTACTTTTGATTAAGCCAATAAAATTTGACAGTATCCCAAACTTTGACATGTATATAATTTTTCTATGTCAATGTTTAAGCTTAACACCAAAATGTAATTCATATTGCACATCTGTTGCATAAGTATGGCCTGGCTTAAAGATCACTCTAttacctgcatacaatgaggtgtcTTTGACGACAAGATGCAGGCTTaactgttttgatcaaaatatgaaccaataccacatgttttcattttgctagatacagatatgcagtgttatggATAAATGCTGACAAGtgtatttgttttgtatacatatatgggtatttatattgccatgcagctggtaccatctATAACATGGGTTATACCAAGTGCAGGCTAATTGCTTCTCTGGCTTAAAGGTACACTCCCAGAAACCACTAGTGTTCCAAACCCACAATCAAAGCTGCAGTGTTTAATAGACTGCTGTATGAACACCACCACGATCCAGTGACCCAATACACAGTGGGAGTAAACAAGCATGTGGCATGGATTTTAAAGGGAGACTTTTGATGGAAATCACTAGATGCATTTGTATCATATCATTGATCACAAAAATGCCCCTACAGTTGCCATGACAACTCCCCCTGAGAATCATAGCAATGCAGCCAAAATGTTCTATCAGCTTGAAGTATGGGGACTAGGCTGTACCAATGTGTATAGCGATTAGGGCACTGGAGCCCCATAGCAGTCAGGATATCAAAATTAAAGTTAGGCAAACTAATTATTACTCACAAGTTATCCTGAATAAAAGTCTTAATTTTGTGAGAGGTGATTTTCTCATCCGCAGGGAATGCAACAGAAGGATCTTCAAATTTGTTTGCGAGACGGGGTGGACGGAACAAGACAACACccctaaaacaaagaaaaaaaaaaaaaaaaaaaaaacatacagacaTTAAGTCTGAGTCCCATGCTTCTACCAAAACTACTACTTAAGTTAATGCTACCATGTCTAGAGATAAAGGACACTATAGACTTACTCCCCATTGGAATCATATTTGTCCACCAGCTCAGATTCACCAGTGTGAGCAAACCGGTATTTCTCTCTCAAGGTGTTGGCGGCCTTCAGATACTCATTGTGAGTTGTGCCATACAAGTCACGGAAGAAACCTATGAACAGAACAGACGGACTGGTTCACAAACATCTGCCTTAGAATGGAAACACAGATAAAGATAAAGCGTTTATAACAAGTCACTCACCAACAACAGATGCATCTGCTTCACCTATGAATTTTCCAAAGTCTTCAACAGATCGGAGATCCACAGATGCAGGCCCAGCCTGTTTCTTAATGGTACTGACAATTCCATCTAAGGAAAAATCCAGACATGTTCTAAGCGCTACTGATCACTCACCAATTACaccagtaaaataataaatagcgCATACAACTAAAGTTGACTATACTGCATTTTAATAAGGGGTtactggagagaaaaaaaaaaattgtatcacTTAAAAGTCATGCAAGTTTTGCCACCATATCTGCAATGCTCTTGGTCCTCATCCTTTACTAGATATATAGCTATACACTAGCTCCCATGTAGAGTTTGACTGACACTAAATAAAAGCTATATCAAAGGTCTGCAAATAATTGTTATTCTATCCAATAGCAGACAAACAAAACTTATATGCAATACAGTGTACAGTCCAAAGTCTATAGTGAGGACTAACAAAACGTGAAGTAGACCAAATCAGAGCAAACTAACCAGGTTACACACAACTGTTTAAAGTTGTTTTTTGGTGAAACCCCCTACATATCCCACTTACCCACAAAATCATGCAGGGCAGGGCATTGTCTTTTGTAGAGTAATGAAAAAAATACAGCATTTCTTTACTGATAaaatgccttgacgtccggcaggtgagcttaaccctaatatagctatattgtgcacaaaattctcctttatgtttatgctgacacagtgatttttaaattctgtttgtttctgagcgccggacaacatttttcttttatttgcacttgcacattggtcctatttgtccttggctgccgtttcaaatgattttatacacttgtacacatttcattaatttaaagaagcgctcttttttcctttcactattgTCTTTTGTAGAGTAATGAAAAAATGCAGCATTTCTTTACTGATAAAATGCAAAACCACAATACTCGTCTGTACTGGGGGTCCCAACTGGGGTTGGCAAAGGCTTCATACCCAGTGGCTCCCTGTGGCACTAAATGCTGGACATGGCACAAGATGACCCAAATAAAAAGTGCAGCAATGGGACAaacaatgcagattttttttttatattgtaaatttaTCAGgtttacagtaaattttttgcACAGCACTTATCCTGCAGTTTGCACTTTACATTAATGATTTATTCAGATACCACTAAACCTCAAAAGTTAGTCGGAGTACGATACTCTGATATATCCAAAGGTCTTACCAGCACTTCTCGGCCCATCATAAGCTCCAGACTCTTCTCCGTTTCTGAAGATTTTAAGAGTAGGGTATCCGCTAACTCCGTATTTGTTGCAGACTTTGGAATTTGCTGTACAATCAACCTGATGGTAATAATATCTCGTCAACATATGTAAAGTCAGAACATGAGACACTGATCTTGCCTTCCACATTATAAACGACTAGCTTGACATAGATTACACTGATTTATAACATTGTACAATTGCATGGAGGACATACTTTCTAACCAAGACAATCAAGGTTCAAATGCAGCTTGTGAGGAGGTAGTAATGTTACAGGACAGGAAGAGACACAGGACAGATCATACCTTAGCCAGTGGGGCAGTTCCCTTTAGTTTTGTAGCAGCTTCCTCGTATTCTGGTGCAAGCTTCTTACAGTGGCCACACCTGTACAACAGAGTCTCACATAAATCTTACTAGGAAAACCACAAATTACTTGCACTCTTctgaaagcataaaaaaggagcggAAATGAAACAACGTAGAGAAATAATCATGCAAATTAAGCCAAAGCTTTAATATTGATGTACAATTCATATTCAACTAGCATTTGACTAAATAAGAGAATGCATATGAAAGTTTATTAAAAAGGACCTCTTAACATCAAATACAATGTAACATTTATGCAACATATTAGTAATGTTTCAGAAGCTTACGAGAACTGAAAAATTGATATTAAGTTGTGATCTTTAATAAGAAAACTCATTTTATGAGTAGCAGTCTATTAAAGTATGAAATTCAGTCAATATTGACataggcaaaaaaaaaactaatcaaTTTTAAGTCTTAacaaagtatgaaaaaaaaaattcattgacACATAAGATGTGTCCCCAAACAAAATTTATTTAGCCTTTGTGTAacaatttgttttttcttaaggATACAACATGAAAGCGTGGAAGGAGGAAATCCTTAACAGAAGATGGGTTGAGTCATCTTGCAACACAAGCCAATAGAAAGAGGCCACCACGTTCCTTACAGCAAATGAGAAGCAGACACCACAGCAAGAACACACCCATTATCTCCACTAGAGTACAGCAGAGCTAGGGAAGACGGGAACAGTAGTTCACATTACATGCTACACAGGGAAGAGGAAGGACCATGAAAACTACAAGTCCCTACAACAATGAAAAGCATTGTGGAACTGACAAAGCAACTTTAGACAAAAGTGAAACAACCCCAAAACAGCTACAAACTGGCAAATGGTTTTGTTAGATTGTTATTTAGCATAATAGAAAAAGCAAATACTTTAATGCTATGGGCCAACATCAGATATCAAATACTTCTTACCAACACAAAACAAAGCTCCAACCTAATAAGAGACACCTAAGTAGACCTTTCTACAATCAAAATGCTTAAATAAGGAGTACAGTTTACAGGTACTGCTACGCCATTTGCAACAGTTCTACTGTACTATGGTGAACAAGGGGTGCATACTACACCTGCCATAACAGAGGGAGAGGCCAGACTGACAAAGGCTGTAAGATAGTAGTGTGATCTCACACATCCACTACTATGCACCATATCTCATACACAATAACTTAAGGGGGCAAGTTACAGTGCAGAAAACATGGCCAAAAGTAATAACTGGGACCCAATCTTCAGCCAGATCTTACCAATGTACCACAATAACTGAAGCATGGCCGTACTCCAAGAGAGGCTCAGTATTAGATATAACTGCAGTAGACTAAGGCCCATGGTACATGTGTATTAGAGGGTTATAACTAAGCAGCACGACCGGTTATGTGACACTCTGCTTGTATAGTACACTAAAGGACATAAGAGTCTCAGCCTCAGATACATAATAGAAGACACTGGTATGATTATAGGTCAGTCTCCCATTCTGGACAAGCTCCAGCACCCATGTACTGGATATGCGCAGCGCCTGTGGGAAGAGACCGGTAACGCGGAGCCGCCCTGCAGTGTGCCCCGGCAGCACGGCGCTGTACTACAGCCGGCGCCATGTCACTCACCAGGGAGCATAGAACTCGATCAGCATCATCTCGTGTTGCGGGACGACACTGTCAAAATCGTCGTCCGTGAGGTCCAGGACATCGGAGGCCCAGGTGGTGCTGGCGGCTGCGGCCAGGAGCAGGAGCCCGCTGAGGAGGATTCGCGTCATGTCTGTGGCGGAGTTAGGACGACCGGAGACTAGGAGGGAGAGGGAAGCCGGGAACAGACACAGCGCAAAGAGCCGGAAGTACCCGCGATCGGGCAGAGCCTGAGTGTGGCAGCCGCTAATTCGCTGCTGTCAGATGACGTCACAATGTAGGGGCGTGGACTTGGGATCAGGATGCAGCTAAGGGTGGACACTCCAAGCCCACCAATCTGTGGGCGTGGCCACGGAGGGGGAGGTTTCTCCACTACCCTGACTGTTTGACTATCTGAGACCACTGCTGGGAAGTCACGTGGTGTAAGGTTGCCAGGAGGCTTGTTCTTTACTGATGTCTGTGGTTAGGCCAAAATCAGGGTAAAAGGCCACATATACAGTTAGTAGCAAAGCCAGCACCAGCGTGCACGTTTCTAACAGAATAAACCACATGCtatgtagtgggtgcaaatgctaatttttgtttttgttcataGGGAAAATACTGCCTTCTCTTGAGTGTTgcactgtagcacacaaatactgggtagcatgttttttttaacactgctgtTGAGTTaatctaggacagtgatggctaatctgtgacactccaggtgttgtggaactacaagccccagcatgctttggcagtagataactagctgatagctggcagagcatgctgggacttgtagttttgcaacacctgtcacaggttagccatcactgatctagaatGTGATCCCTTCACACCTATAATTCTGTCTACAAGGCAACTTGATGttgccaaagtgcaaaattgcactttctaACTAGATTTACTACTAGCTTAAAATAAAGCccaatattataattttttttct
This genomic interval carries:
- the PDIA3 gene encoding protein disulfide-isomerase A3: MTRILLSGLLLLAAAASTTWASDVLDLTDDDFDSVVPQHEMMLIEFYAPWCGHCKKLAPEYEEAATKLKGTAPLAKVDCTANSKVCNKYGVSGYPTLKIFRNGEESGAYDGPRSADGIVSTIKKQAGPASVDLRSVEDFGKFIGEADASVVGFFRDLYGTTHNEYLKAANTLREKYRFAHTGESELVDKYDSNGEGVVLFRPPRLANKFEDPSVAFPADEKITSHKIKTFIQDNLFGICPHMTEDNRELIQGKDLLVAYYDVDYEKNPKGSNYWRNRVMMVAKKFLDAGQKLNYAVANRKAFAHDVTELGLDASAGDVPVVGLKTAKGEKYVMQEEFSRDGKALERFLQDYFDGKVKRYMKSEAIPQDNDGPVKVVVAENFEDIVNDDSKDVLIEFYAPWCGHCKNLEPKYKELGEKLANDPNIVIAKMDATANDVPSYYEVRGFPTIYFSPAGSKQSPKRYEGGREVNDFLSYLKKEATNPPIVKEDEKPKKKKKEEL